In the genome of Caenorhabditis elegans chromosome IV, the window aaaacgtttCTTATTCTAACTTCTaatgaaaactgagaaatgaGAAGTACAAAAAAgattgctgatttttttcaaaacatttcagacACAAGAACAGGAGAAATAGAAACAGCcaattacttttcaaaatgaccgaTGAAAGTGACAGGTCCGACGGGCTACTACTGGATGCAAACATTTCGCGCACACAAGCATCTACTTTGTCATATTTCTCATCTACTTCGTAACAAATCCTAAACGTTTTCTTCTGGCTTTGAAAAAGAATAACTGGCAAATAGGCTCAGCATTTACAACAAAGATAAAGAAATTTGCACCAGAGATTAAGAACTCAATTTTGACATTCTAGTCTACAGAAAACGCACGTGTCAATCTGACATTTTTGGCTAAATCCTCGATGCTATTTATGGAGACCGGGGATGCGTGTTGGAGTTTCCTTTTGGGATTAATCCTCAAAACGtgaaaagtgccaaaaataaatagaaaaagttaATATTATCAAGTTCAGACtaacaaaaatagaaaatatcggaaaaaggGAAAAGCCGAGGGCTAACACATAAAAATAAGAGCGCACGATGGTAATTCCGGCGAAATTTCGTGCCATTCCGTGAGAAATGCCTATCAAATGCGAACAGAATTTGTGAGAAGGGAAAATGAGCAAttctttttagaaataatcatgggaaaactgcattttttaaagagaaaaaaatatttcgaggaaaaaactaatttcaaaatgaaaacaatcGGCAAACGCGCCAACTCACGCCGAATGCGCCAGCAGTAGTACTTTTCGATGCAGCAGTTActgtagttgaaaattttttttaaatcagaaattaaaataatttttatatctGAATTCccaattaaatgaaaaattagaaccagtaaaaattattttaatgaattttctaAACCGGCTGCCCCCGCATCCAATTTCCAcgttggtttcaaaaaatgaaaatgtctCATGAATCTCTGCCAACAAGGtgacactgaaaaaatgacgGAAAAGCGGAGAGAGCCGTTTTGCATGAGCATGCTCACTCGAACACACGCATTATTGCTCGGTGGCGGTTGGGCTGGCTCGACAAACAAAGGAGCGGCGAcgacatttttgaagattagAACACAGAACAGCCGACGATTTGAACATGGAGAACACATGCACACAATAACTACTGTCCGAAAAAGAAAGATGGGTTGTGGAAATGAGATAACAAGAAAATATGATGAGAGAGAGAACCGCGTCATtgagtagaaaaaaattgcactgtTTCTCAAAAGGCTTTTGCTcgagtatttttaaaatcaataatatgtGGATGAACTCCTAAATATcggtattaaaaaatttggtcaaatataaaaaatttcattcgagttaatatttttgttgtaactcttagataaaaattaaatcaacatttaaaaattaaaacctgtagatttcaaaaaaaaaaatatttgaaacagaacAATTACAACAGAATAAATGTGAAGAATCTCAGGAAGCAGAAACACATTTTGAACATCTGGTGGGCAGACGGAGATTGAAAACCTACATTGGACCCgatgaatagaaaaaaacgacGATATAAAGGAGTGTAGAGAACAGAAAAATGGAGGAATTTCCTATTCGTGAGAACCTGAACCTTTAATCACAATCGACAATTTAAGTATGAAATTTGTTTAGGAAATGGAGAAATTCTTGATATAATTAACTGTTTTTTACAATCAAAAAGAAACTATAACAGGTATCATTGTCTAGTAATGAGAAGAGCTCGCGTGATGATTTGAAGTTGGAATATAGACTTGTCTTGTTAAAGCTGGTGTTTCCTGTTGAGCACGTGGCCCTACTATCTCATCATCAGCGTCATCTACTACGACGCTTGTGAATGCATCTTCTTCAACGACTTCTTCTCCTACCGGCATCAGAATCATCATTTCATCGTTTGGGTGAGTAGGGTGTCCGTATTGATCAACAATTATTTGCTTTGGGCGAACATTCATGTGATGTTGATTATGCATTCGAGATTCTCGTacttgaagctgaaaattgatactGGTATAAGTAATCTCGtactttttataaaatgaaaactcaCTGCGTCAATCTCTCGATATTTCTCGATTCTCATCTGTCTAGCAATCTCGGTTTCAGTTGGGTGTTCATGTCCAAGATGCCCGAAACAGGCGACAACTTCGTATTGCCCATGATTTCTCATACAACATTTAATAAATGCAGGACACTGCTCACATCTTCTGCCTTTCGATTGCCctcgagaatttgaaaacaggcATTTATAGAGCATTGTCCGAATAGCAAATGATACTTTTTGCGAAGTCCTAAGGAAAAACTCCgaattcgtcgatttttccatttgctttttccacttctgaaaatgttaaatagTTGCAAATAATCAAATAATACATACCATAAATCCAGCTTTATCTTGGAAAGTCACTCTTCGAATTCGGAATGAATCAGTTGCCCTCGAAAGATCTCGATGTTCGGTGTCGACGTGAATCGCCAGATCCAAATATGTAGGAACACTAAAATATTTAGAGACTgaatatgtttcttttttataaaagtCAATACTTTTTATCACATCCATAACTTGGACAAACGATATTGCTCACAGACGATCCTCCAACAGCCATTTCGTCAACACGCGCACACGGgctattatctttttttaaatggctCGTTAATCCTGTCTTTGTGATAAACTCCATTCCACAATTTTCACAAGAATGCAACGATTTTCGcttcggctgaaaattaacttgattttcaaatttagataATTGAAATATACATTTGGTCTCCCGAGTcgtttttgctgtttcatcATTTCACATTGCTGCTTCGTGAAGCCATGATGATCAAATAAATGATTGTAAAATCGTTTATTTGTGAGATCTTCTTTACAGAAATGACACACCgaactgcaaaattttcaaatctttgcGGATTCGGCTAATTGATTTACTTACTGGTCTTGATTAGCAgcatatatattttcaggtgtAAAATAAGTTCCTTCCATAACATAACATGGCACATCTGTCTGTTCTTGAACTTGAACCATAGTACCCGGACCATCGTTGTACTCCTCCTGACAGTAAattatttgctgaaaataaatatttaatttgaaatgggAGAATGAGTTACCTCTTCTGCGACTTCAAGTTCTTCATAAGCTTCATGATTTACTATATCGTTTTGCTTATATCCGTCATTCATGATGAAAACTGTAAAAGcttaacttcaaaaatatttttaaaaaaatgtttttcaaaatcaattttttttttcgtaaatcgacatttgCAAACGACACTCCGTTGAACAGACACGCTTGTTGTTTAGCGTGCACGCCCCACCCATGTTGcgttaataaatattttttgattttatcgattaattaaataattgttcACTTATTCTGTTAGAagacaattgaattttgactttttaattttctctctTAAAATTCATGTAACCGTTGTTTGTTTGAGGATTGATGGCTGAATTGGACGAAGCAGCGTTGTTAGGTGACGGTAACGAACAACATGATGGTCCCATAGACGAGAATGCGTTGCTGGATGGGTAAATActttaatgaaaaaagaaaatgctaaaaatttattttttgatccAGAAAAGAGCTCAAGGAAGAAGATATTGACGATCTGTACGATGAAGCGATTGCACCCACAAATTCAGTGAGTTTTCTAATGAATTCTTATTAAATCCTTATAATTCTTTATTTTAGACGGAATCAGCAAAACCTGTTTCACCAACAATCACCACTGTGACTGCTCCAACTGCTGGAATTGGTGCAAAACCAGCGACGTCTTCGGAAGGAAGAAAATATTGCTGCTACGTGGGAAACCTTCTCTGGTATACTACAGATGCTGATTTATTGGTAAGTGACTGTAAAACTGAATGtcttcaataaattttgtCCAGAAAGCTCTTCAATCCACCGGCCTTGCACGATCTCAATTCGCTGACATGAAGTTTTTCGAGAACAGAACGAATGGACAAAGCAAGGGATATGCTTTATTGGTTTTGAATTCTGATGCTGGTTAGTAGAAACTAACAagatatttctaaaaactttatttcattGCAGCGGTAAAACAAACTATGGAGATTCTCCCAACTAAAACTATCCATGGCCAAAGTCCAACTGTTTTGTCGTACAATAAAACGAATCAGGCAAAGCTGGAAGATGCGCAAGCAAAAAATCAGACCCGTCCAGACGTCaagaaaaaggtaaaaaaagagaatataACACTATCGTTGAAATTAGTGCTGTGACTCTCTGCTACTCCACGGCGCACCGATATAAACGTTTTCCACTTGGTACTTGTGGTCGTCGAGGGAAGCGCAGTCGGTTGCGCAGTTGGCTGTCAGTCAGCAGTCCGCGTGATCGATTCCCGCCCGCGCCTAGAAACTCAGCGGTGTTTTGTCTTTATGATCATGAGCTGGTAGCAGGTGCAATATTGATTCGGAGTCTTACCGGCGTCCACCTTCTGAAGGGTGTGCGTTAAAAGTTCATCCGAAcaatttatcactttttaataaagttttcgaaaagttatactaattatgaacatttttaatttggcaGGGTTTCGAAGAAGGATGTGTCAATATGGGAACTATTCGTATTGGAGCTGGAGGGCAAACTGGTCGAACTGGAACAAGTGTCTCTGGTAGATCTGGACCTCCACCTCTCATGATGCAGCAAGTTCGACCAACTCCTTTGATGAGCCAACCTACATCTCTGCCAAGCAATCTAAATCAAGCTCCTCAAATGCGATTACAAATCAACGGACAACAAGTTCCATTAATGAACCGTGCTCCTGTGCCACAACAAACAATGTTAGGAAATGGACCATTAGGTGGAATGAATCAACAAATTCAACAACAACCTCAAATGATGATGGGACAACAAGTTCGACCAATGATGCAAACATCAATGGGAATACAACCAATGATGGGAATGAATGCACCACCTCCAATGAATAATCAATTCCAGAATAGGTAATCGTATAATAATCCTCTAtcattctttttcatttccaaataGTTCTAGACCACCACAACTTGGTTCAATGGGTGTTCAGCCACTTATGCAAATGAATACAGCTATGCGTCCTCCTATCAACGGTCTTCCACCAGTCCATGTCAATCCACAGGtaatggttttttgaaaactaaaaataattttgaatgataattttattattttcagatgttcccCGGACTTCAAGGAACAGTTTTATCTGACGCTGAGTTCGAAGATGTAATGACAAGAAATCAAACTGTATCATCGTCAGCTATAGCTCGAGCAATAACTGATGCATCTGTTGGAGATATTAAAGGAGCATCTGAGACTATATTGACAGCAATTCAATTGATTAAAAACAGTCGAATTGGACATGATGAAAGATGCAGACAATTGGTTTATGGATTGGAAgtacgtttaaaaaaaatccttctTGAGCAAAACTCTAATTTCCATTGAAGtttaaatgatagaaaatggaCCT includes:
- the D1046.2 gene encoding C2H2-type domain-containing protein (Confirmed by transcript evidence) yields the protein MNDGYKQNDIVNHEAYEELEVAEEQIIYCQEEYNDGPGTMVQVQEQTDVPCYVMEGTYFTPENIYAANQDHSVCHFCKEDLTNKRFYNHLFDHHGFTKQQCEMMKQQKRLGRPNPKRKSLHSCENCGMEFITKTGLTSHLKKDNSPCARVDEMAVGGSSVSNIVCPSYGCDKNVPTYLDLAIHVDTEHRDLSRATDSFRIRRVTFQDKAGFMKWKKQMEKSTNSEFFLRTSQKVSFAIRTMLYKCLFSNSRGQSKGRRCEQCPAFIKCCMRNHGQYEVVACFGHLGHEHPTETEIARQMRIEKYREIDALQVRESRMHNQHHMNVRPKQIIVDQYGHPTHPNDEMMILMPVGEEVVEEDAFTSVVVDDADDEIVGPRAQQETPALTRQVYIPTSNHHASSSHY
- the cfim-2 gene encoding RRM domain-containing protein (Confirmed by transcript evidence) — encoded protein: MAELDEAALLGDGNEQHDGPIDENALLDGKELKEEDIDDLYDEAIAPTNSTESAKPVSPTITTVTAPTAGIGAKPATSSEGRKYCCYVGNLLWYTTDADLLKALQSTGLARSQFADMKFFENRTNGQSKGYALLVLNSDAAVKQTMEILPTKTIHGQSPTVLSYNKTNQAKLEDAQAKNQTRPDVKKKGFEEGCVNMGTIRIGAGGQTGRTGTSVSGRSGPPPLMMQQVRPTPLMSQPTSLPSNLNQAPQMRLQINGQQVPLMNRAPVPQQTMLGNGPLGGMNQQIQQQPQMMMGQQVRPMMQTSMGIQPMMGMNAPPPMNNQFQNRPPQLGSMGVQPLMQMNTAMRPPINGLPPVHVNPQMFPGLQGTVLSDAEFEDVMTRNQTVSSSAIARAITDASVGDIKGASETILTAIQLIKNSRIGHDERCRQLVYGLEHTLKGLESKGYSSRSKSHRDRSRSRERDRKRRRRSRTRSRSYSRSPSPRRRRY
- the cfim-2 gene encoding RRM domain-containing protein (Confirmed by transcript evidence); translation: MAELDEAALLGDGNEQHDGPIDENALLDGKELKEEDIDDLYDEAIAPTNSTESAKPVSPTITTVTAPTAGIGAKPATSSEGRKYCCYVGNLLWYTTDADLLKALQSTGLARSQFADMKFFENRTNGQSKGYALLVLNSDAAVKQTMEILPTKTIHGQSPTVLSYNKTNQAKLEDAQAKNQTRPDVKKKGFEEGCVNMGTIRIGAGGQTGRTGTSVSGRSGPPPLMMQQVRPTPLMSQPTSLPSNLNQAPQMRLQINGQQVPLMNRAPVPQQTMLGNGPLGGMNQQIQQQPQMMMGQQVRPMMQTSMGIQPMMGMNAPPPMNNQFQNSSRPPQLGSMGVQPLMQMNTAMRPPINGLPPVHVNPQMFPGLQGTVLSDAEFEDVMTRNQTVSSSAIARAITDASVGDIKGASETILTAIQLIKNSRIGHDERCRQLVYGLEHTLKGLESKGYSSRSKSHRDRSRSRERDRKRRRRSRTRSRSYSRSPSPRRRRY
- the cfim-2 gene encoding RRM domain-containing protein (Confirmed by transcript evidence), coding for MAELDEAALLGDGNEQHDGPIDENALLDGSRKELKEEDIDDLYDEAIAPTNSTESAKPVSPTITTVTAPTAGIGAKPATSSEGRKYCCYVGNLLWYTTDADLLKALQSTGLARSQFADMKFFENRTNGQSKGYALLVLNSDAAVKQTMEILPTKTIHGQSPTVLSYNKTNQAKLEDAQAKNQTRPDVKKKGFEEGCVNMGTIRIGAGGQTGRTGTSVSGRSGPPPLMMQQVRPTPLMSQPTSLPSNLNQAPQMRLQINGQQVPLMNRAPVPQQTMLGNGPLGGMNQQIQQQPQMMMGQQVRPMMQTSMGIQPMMGMNAPPPMNNQFQNRPPQLGSMGVQPLMQMNTAMRPPINGLPPVHVNPQMFPGLQGTVLSDAEFEDVMTRNQTVSSSAIARAITDASVGDIKGASETILTAIQLIKNSRIGHDERCRQLVYGLEHTLKGLESKGYSSRSKSHRDRSRSRERDRKRRRRSRTRSRSYSRSPSPRRRRY
- the cfim-2 gene encoding Cleavage and polyadenylation specificity factor subunit 6 (Confirmed by transcript evidence), whose product is MGTIRIGAGGQTGRTGTSVSGRSGPPPLMMQQVRPTPLMSQPTSLPSNLNQAPQMRLQINGQQVPLMNRAPVPQQTMLGNGPLGGMNQQIQQQPQMMMGQQVRPMMQTSMGIQPMMGMNAPPPMNNQFQNRPPQLGSMGVQPLMQMNTAMRPPINGLPPVHVNPQMFPGLQGTVLSDAEFEDVMTRNQTVSSSAIARAITDASVGDIKGASETILTAIQLIKNSRIGHDERCRQLVYGLEHTLKGLESKGYSSRSKSHRDRSRSRERDRKRRRRSRTRSRSYSRSPSPRRRRY